One Desulfobulbus oligotrophicus DNA segment encodes these proteins:
- a CDS encoding PepSY domain-containing protein: protein MRKQTAVGILTLFLSALFPLIPTVHADDIPPPDSRPLSSILQSVEARQQGTITEAEFDDRMWEVKVCGRRDCQKLYLSPYSADEVRRKWTRSDEIPPQGSIPLSAIVRSVEAQGLGTITEVEFDNGVWEVKLRKHRQKIKLAVDPITGNLWR, encoded by the coding sequence ATGCGTAAACAAACAGCCGTCGGTATTTTAACACTGTTTCTCTCTGCCCTGTTCCCGCTGATACCTACTGTTCATGCCGATGATATTCCGCCACCAGACAGCCGGCCGCTTTCCTCCATCCTGCAGTCCGTGGAAGCACGACAACAGGGAACTATTACTGAAGCTGAATTTGATGACCGGATGTGGGAAGTAAAGGTGTGCGGCAGAAGAGACTGTCAAAAACTCTATCTCTCACCGTACAGTGCTGACGAGGTGCGCCGAAAATGGACCCGTTCTGATGAGATACCGCCGCAGGGGTCCATTCCTCTTTCTGCTATCGTTCGCTCAGTGGAAGCACAGGGGTTGGGAACTATCACAGAAGTAGAGTTTGACAACGGAGTGTGGGAAGTCAAACTGCGCAAGCACAGACAAAAAATCAAACTTGCAGTAGATCCGATAACCGGTAATCTGTGGCGTTAA
- a CDS encoding FadR/GntR family transcriptional regulator codes for MRKRAKKHNYTVIIERIREMVRENGLQPGDRLPPERVLAAAFHVSRGSLRQALQALAERHIVESRQGQGTYLLADFDSVLPGDAILEKVSEHDNVLHDIFEFRRIIEPEIAALAAQRANVATLNQLKVLVYDQQRALFNNNEVDQFDTQFHQLLVAMTGNSVIAQVMQAIQAIVDTSRAPWLQSRKRRQMSIEGHLRIIDALEKKESDGARRAMQQHLAAVEQFIFDNQ; via the coding sequence ATGAGGAAAAGAGCGAAGAAACACAACTATACTGTCATCATTGAACGTATCCGGGAGATGGTTCGTGAAAATGGTTTGCAGCCGGGTGACCGCTTACCCCCGGAGCGCGTTCTGGCTGCGGCTTTTCATGTATCTCGCGGCAGCCTGCGGCAGGCATTGCAAGCCCTTGCTGAGCGCCATATTGTAGAAAGTCGGCAGGGACAGGGGACCTATCTGTTGGCAGATTTTGACTCTGTGCTTCCCGGGGACGCTATTTTGGAAAAAGTGAGTGAACACGACAATGTTCTTCACGATATCTTTGAATTCAGACGTATTATTGAACCTGAAATAGCCGCTCTTGCCGCTCAACGAGCCAATGTTGCGACACTGAATCAGCTGAAGGTGCTAGTCTACGATCAACAGCGTGCCTTGTTCAACAATAACGAGGTCGACCAATTTGACACACAATTTCATCAGCTTCTGGTTGCCATGACCGGTAACAGTGTCATTGCCCAGGTTATGCAGGCCATTCAGGCAATCGTTGATACGAGTCGTGCTCCCTGGTTGCAAAGTCGTAAACGTCGGCAAATGTCAATCGAAGGCCACTTGCGTATTATTGATGCGTTGGAGAAAAAAGAAAGTGATGGTGCCCGTCGGGCCATGCAACAGCATCTGGCTGCTGTAGAGCAGTTTATTTTTGATAACCAGTAA
- a CDS encoding sulfite exporter TauE/SafE family protein, protein MSLELIVMYIVVGLIAGVLAGLLGVGGGVVIVPMLVFCFVKQGIQPDQIMHLALGTSLASIIFTSISSFMSHHRRGAVEWRIVKQIVPGILIGTFAGTFIAAQLSTNFLKAFFCVFLYAVATQMLLNKKPTSTRELPGSTGMFGVGSTIGVVSALVGIGGGSLSVPFMIWCNVPAHRAIGTSAAIGFPIAVAGAAGYIINNLQASGLPAYSFGYVYLPALVAIVCFSVLTAPLGARLAHALPVDKLKKIFAIFLYAVATRMVWSLIA, encoded by the coding sequence ATGTCGTTGGAACTTATTGTGATGTACATAGTGGTGGGATTGATCGCCGGTGTGCTTGCCGGACTGCTCGGCGTGGGCGGTGGGGTGGTCATTGTGCCGATGCTGGTGTTTTGTTTTGTTAAACAGGGCATTCAGCCCGATCAGATCATGCACCTGGCTCTCGGTACTTCGTTGGCCTCGATTATTTTTACCTCCATATCCAGTTTCATGTCCCATCATCGCCGTGGCGCGGTGGAGTGGCGTATTGTAAAACAGATTGTTCCGGGTATTTTGATCGGTACCTTTGCAGGAACTTTTATTGCCGCACAGTTGTCCACAAACTTTCTCAAAGCCTTTTTCTGCGTCTTTCTCTATGCAGTTGCCACGCAGATGCTTCTGAACAAAAAACCAACGTCAACCCGGGAACTCCCCGGATCAACGGGCATGTTTGGTGTGGGATCAACAATCGGTGTGGTTTCTGCACTTGTGGGCATCGGCGGTGGTTCGTTGTCGGTTCCCTTCATGATCTGGTGCAATGTGCCGGCCCATAGGGCCATTGGGACCTCAGCGGCCATTGGTTTTCCAATAGCCGTTGCCGGCGCAGCGGGGTACATCATCAATAACCTGCAGGCAAGTGGCCTTCCTGCATACAGTTTTGGGTATGTTTACCTGCCTGCTCTGGTGGCTATTGTTTGCTTCAGTGTATTGACCGCCCCTCTGGGAGCCAGGCTCGCCCATGCGCTACCGGTTGATAAGTTGAAAAAGATTTTCGCGATATTCCTCTACGCTGTTGCCACCCGGATGGTCTGGAGTCTGATAGCCTGA